Below is a window of Camelina sativa cultivar DH55 chromosome 11, Cs, whole genome shotgun sequence DNA.
GATGCTCTTTTGAAGAAACAGTTGATATTCTGTTAGATGCTGCAGCTTATGCTGAGACAGACTGCTTGCGGGGTGTTACTGAGAATATAATGCTGGGTCAACTTGCACCAATTGGAACAGGAGATTGTGAACTGTATCTGAATGATGAGATGCTGAAGAATGCTATTGAACTCCAGCTCCCTAGCTATATGGATGGTCTAGAATTTGGAATGACTCCTGCTCGTTCACCAATATCAGGCACTCCTTACCATGAAGGCATGATGTCCCCGAACTACCTGTTGAGTCCAAATATGCGTTTGTCGCCAATGTCAGATGCACAGTTTTCTCCATATGTTGGCGGAATGGCCTTTTCGCCTTCTTCATCTCCAGGCTATAGCCCGTCATCTCCTGGCTACAGTCCTACTTCCCCTGGTTACAGTCCCACGTCACCTGGATATAGCCCGACTTCTCCCGGTTATAGTCCCACTTCGCCTACCTACAGTCCCAGTTCTCCTGGCTATAGTCCAACAAGCCCTGCTTATTCTCCTACAAGTCCTTCCTATTCTCCCACCTCTCCGAGCTACAGCCCCACGTCTCCAAGCTACAGTCCAACGTCTCCAAGCTACAGTCCAACGTCTCCTAGCTACAGCCCGACATCGCCAAGTTACAGCCCGACTTCGCCTGCTTACAGCCCAACATCACCTGCTTATAGCCCGACCTCACCTGCATACAGTCCAACCTCTCCTTCTTACAGTCCAACATCGCCATCTTACAGTCCAACATCGCCTTCTTACAGCCCTACCTCACCATCCTATAGTCCCACATCACCATCTTATAGTCCTACTTCACCTGCATACAGCCCCACTTCTCCTGGCTACAGCCCAACTTCACCAAGTTACAGTCCAACATCACCAAGCTATGGTCCTACGTCTCCAAGCTACAACCCTCAGTCAGCTAAATACAGCCCATCTCTTGCTTACTCTCCTAGCAATGCAAGACTATCACCATCTAGTCCCTACAGTCCTACATCTCCAAGCTACAGGTTAGTGGTAAACCGcgatttggtgtatttttaatttctagatCTCTCTATGAAGCTTCTCGTATattgtgtatttttaatttctagatCTCTCTATGAAGCTTCTCGTATATTGTGTCATCTTCTCTATTCGTTAACTCTTAATATTTACTCTGCAGCCCGACATCTCCATCATACTCACCCACATCTCCATCTTATTCACCTTCGAGTCCAACATACAGTCCCAGCAGGTTTGACTATTAAACACATGAATATTGAATTGTTGATGCATTAATCTCATTCAAAGATTTTCACAATCTAATTACCCTTCAACATTTGAATTCTGCGAATATTGTAACCGGGTTGTTGTTCTGAAATTTGTCTCAGCCCTTACAGCTCAGGAGCAAGCCCTGACTACAGCCCAAGCGCAGGCTACTCGCCAACACTTCCGGGTTATTCACCATCATCCACGGGTCAGTATACACCACATGAGGGCGATAAAAATGACAAGACTGGGAAAGATGTCAGTAAGAATGATAAAAGCAACccttgaaagagaaagaagagacatCCTAAGTTTTAGGTAACGTCTAAATCTCTTGGAAGCATTGGCTTCAAAATTCCTTGTAGCTCACAAACTCACCCACGTGATGTTTCGTGTAACCCTCAGGGGATAAATCAAGAGACGATAAAGGCTGcccaaaaggaagaagaaaccgtTTCAAAAGGGATCTTCGTTGGAAAACTTTGTGACAATGGTTTTCTTAGTAAATCCTTTTTTCGTGAGTTGTATATTATTCTAAACCTATCCATAAAGACATACCCATCCTCTaccccaaaagaaaataatataacaaaaaaaaacaaaatatatcataaacTTTAGGCTTTTCGTCTGGTTCAGTTGttgctttgtttgatgatttcaGTATGTAAAACGGTTCAACTTGAAAGGATTCTTTATGCTACTGTTGCTTCATTGAGTAGATATATGAATTGAGAAATGAGAGTACTTTTGTTCCTGGGTTCCGACAAGTATTGATTGACACGTGACCACTTTGAACAGCTAGACTTCCCAACATAAGTTTAGTTCTTGTTTTATTCGCACCATGAAAGAATGGTTTTTGGGATTTTATGTGATTCATCAGCCCCATTTATTTAATTTCCATAGGTAATAAATGATTCAAATTTCGAAAGTAGTATCTGATGGATATGGTGGGTGGTGGATCTCAGATTGGCATTGCTGGATTTTgacttttgtctttttaattatatattcagAGACAGAGAAGACCTCTTCACATCATCATGATAAATTCtatcaatttattatatactacCTTTCTTCTTTGCGTCTAGATAAATATTGGTGCAACATTCTCAAATCAGAGATTCACAATCAATAGATTTTGGGAACTAATTAAGTAAAGTTAAAAGGCCAGTCTTACCAGTTAAAGAAGCTAAAAAAACGAAGAACGTGTGCAACTAACTACTACTCTCTTCAGAATTCAGATCTACACGGAATCATGTCGTCAGTGAGTCCAACAACTTCATCACGTCGTGTCGCCACGTGtcccgtcttcttcttccttcttttgtctttctctctcaaatcatTTCacctaaatataataaataatcttattttctaaaaataacttttctcaatcaatccatttaacccaaaaaaaaaaaaactattcaaattCATCTTTGGTTTctgcagcagcaacaacaaccgAGCCCTGTTCGTTAGGGTTTTCGGTTTTtgttagcttcttcttcttcgtttcaaTCCACTTGTAGCCATGGCGGCGAAATCACCGGAACCTACGATGCTTCTACACGGTGACCTCGATTTGAAAATTGTTCAAGCGAGGAGGTTACCAAACATGGATATGTTCTCAGAACATATGCGTCGTTGCTTCACTTCTTGCAACGCCTGTACTACACCAGCCACCGATGACGATCCTAGAGATAGAGGCGAACCCGGCGATAAAAACATCCGTAGCCACCGTAAGGTTATCACCAGCGATCCGTACGTCACCGTCGTCGTCCCGCAGTCGACTCTAGCTCGGACACGCGTTTTGAAAAACTCGCAAGATCCTACTTGGAACGAGAATTTCAAAATCTCCATTGCGCATCCCTTGTCTCATCTCGAGTTCCAGGTCAAGGACGACGACGTTTTCGGTGCGCAAATCATTGGCACGGCTAAGATCCCGGTTCGAGACATCGCATCGGGTGAACGCATATCCGGTTGGTTCCCTGTGCTCGGCGCCTCGGGAAAACCGCCTAAGAAAGAAACCGCTCTGTACATCGATATGAAATTCACTCCGTTCGACCAGATCCATAATTACCGAATTGGAATCGCCGGAGATCCGGAGCGCAAAGGTGTCAAACGGACTTATTTCCCTGTGAGGAAAGGAAGTCAGGTCAGGCTTTACCAGGATGCTCATGTTATGGACGGAATGTTGCCGGAGATTGGGCTGGATAACGGCAAAGTTTATCAGCATGGGAAATGCTGGGAAGATATTTGTTATGCTGTTTCTGAGGCTCACCATATGATTTACATTGTTGGTTGGTCTGTCTTCCATAAGATTAAGCTTGTTAGGGAACCTACTAGGAAATTACCAAGAGGTGGCGATTTGACGCTTGGTGAATTGCTTAAATACAAATCCGAGGAAGGTGTTCGAGTTTTGCTGCTTGTTTGGGACGATAAGACTTCTCATGATAAATTCGGGATAAGCACGGTTAGTGTTACTTGTGATTAGTTTTGCTGATTTTGAGCTTTAGAATTGGGGTTTCTGATGAGGCTAATTTATGGTTTGACAGAGTATTTGGTATTTTTCGATATTaagatgttgttgtttggcttTTCATTTTGCAGCCTGGAGTTATGGGGACACATGATGAGGAGACTAGGAAGTTCTTCAAGCATTCTTCTGTTATATGTGTATTGTCACCTCGATATGCTAGCAGTAAGCTTGGGTTGTTCAAACAACAGGTAAGTCCCTAGCTCTTTAAAGTATATGTTCTTTTCCATGGAAGATTCTTTGTTTCACTCTCTCTTAAGGTTTTAGTTCTTTGTTTATTTCCCAGGTTGTTGGTACTCTCTTCACGCACCATCAAAAGTGCGTTCTTGTAGACACTCAGGCTGTTGGTAATAATCGTAAGGTCACAGCTTTTATTGGAGGTCTTGATCTTTGTGATGGCCGCTATGACACACCTGAACATAGGATACTCAACGATCTTGACACTGTGTTCAAGGATGATTTTCACAATCCTACATTTCCGGTGAGTGTATGGTTATTTACTGGTTATTTTCAAGCTAGAATCCTAGTTTCTTATATATTCCCGATTCTTATTGTGTTTCTACTTCCTCAGGCTGGTACTAAGGCTCCAAGACAACCTTGGCACGATTTGCACTGTAGGATAGATGGGCCTGCGGCATATGATGTTCTCATGAACTTTGAGCAGCGATGGAGAAAGGCAACACGTTGGAAGGAGTTTAGCTTACGTTTGAAGGGGAAAACTCACTGGCAGGATGATGCTTTGATCCGGATAGGACGTATATCATGGATTTTAAGTCCAGTGTTTAAGTTTCTCAAGGATGGTACTTCAATTGTTCCAGAGGACGAGCCATGTGTTTGGGTTTCTAAAGAAGATGATCCTGAGAACTGGCATTGTCAGGTCCTTCCAGATTCCTtccaaacaatattttttcaagtaatatttttttgttgattttatgtAACCATGTGGTTTCTTTGGCTTTCAGGTGTTCCGTTCTATTGATTCAGGATCTGTGAAAGGATTTCCAAAATATGAAGATGAGGCTGAGGTTCAGGTTGGTAGATTAACTTATTTGCTATTCCTAGTAGTTGTCCTTGACAAGCAACAGCTACTCAATGGAATTTCTGTTTACAATCCCCACATTTTATAAATTGCACTACTAAgtcttcaaaattatttatttattgcaGCATCTGGAATGTGCCAAGCGTCTTGTTGTAGATAAAAGCATCCAGACGGCATATATCCAGACAATCAGATCTGCACAGCATTTCATATATATCGAGAATCAGTATTTCCTGGGCTCTTCTTATGCTTGGCCTTCCTATAAAGATGCAGGTACGTTTTGATCTTTGAGTACAGTTCTTAGACCAGGAAATAAAATGCTCACATTGCATAGACTGTGTAAAGTCTAGTATTGTTCTTAGTTACTAGTTTTGTATGCTTATAATTCACCTGACTGTTATCTGGAAGGTATTCTCCACCTGTTCATTTGTGGATTTTCTGATTCTGGGTTTGTCTTGAATGAGCAGGAGCTGATAATCTTATTCCTATGGAGTTGGCACTAAAGATTGTTAGTAAAATCAGAGCTAAAGAAAGATTTGCTGTGTATGTCGTCATACCATTGTGGCCTGAAGGCGACCCAAAGTCTGGCCCTGTGCAAGAAATTCTATACTGGCAGGTAACATTTTTAGCTGAGTTTAAGATCAGTCCCGATACCAAAATAGATTATTCCCTTATTTTTAAAGTGAAACAAACATTTCTGCTAAACATCCtttgttcttttcattttgCAGAGCCAAACTATGCAGATGATGTATGATGTTATAGCAAAAGAACTGAAAGCGGTGCAATCAGATGCTCATCCTCTCGATTACCTTAACTTTTATTGCCTTGGTAAACGAGAGAAACTTCCAGATAATATGCCAGCCACCAATGGCAATACGGTATAAGCTTCAAAAACTAAGAACTGCTGCATTCACAAAAACTCTAGCTTAGTGATAGAGAAATCATACATATACTTTTCagttgtaatcaaattccttATGATCTTTTTAACTGCATATTTCAGGTGTCTGATTCTTATAAGTTCCAGCGTTTTATGATTTACGTGCACGCAAAGGGGATGATAGTAGATGATGAGTATGTACTCATGGGATCTGCAAATATCAACCAAAGATCTATGGCTGGCACGAAAGATACCGAAATAGCCATGGGCGCATATCAACCTCATTATACATGGAATCACAAGGGAAAGCACCCACGTGGCCAGGTTTGTCTTCCTCCTAACATTATCACCTGTACCATGACCGAATTCTCAAAAGTGGTGTCTATTAGAATCTTTATTCTTatgaaaaaagtttaaaatttgtgAATCATTGATTTGGAAACGATGGAGAATTGAAAAGTTAGGTTGAGAAACTGTGTGTTCTGCTCTAGATTCTTGAATCAGTATGAAATTTGGTGAAAGTATAACAAATAAAGAGGTTTACTGATATCTCTTATCATATACACAGGTGTATGGATACAGAATGTCACTATGGGCAGAGCATTTAGGAAAGACTGGAGATGAGTTTGTAAAGCCATCGGATCTGGAATGTGTGAAGAACGTGAACGAAATCTCTgaaggaaactggaaaaaaTTCATAGATACGGAATTCGCAGAGCTACAAGGTCACTTAATAAAGTATCCTCTACAAGTAGACGTTGATGGTAAAGTGAGCCCTCTTCCTGATTACGAGAGTTTCCCAGATGTTGGTGGTAAGATCATCGGAGCTCATTCCATGGCTCTTCCTGACACTTTAACCAcgtaatgttaatgttaatgttaaatATGAGTTTCAGCATTTTTTGGGGTTTCTTTTGATCCTGAATATATAGCTGAGAATGTGTTGTTTGAGTTGTACATTTAActgtgttgtttcttttgatacaTTCTTTTGTGATTGTCGTCAAGTATTTTATTTGCTTGGGTGCAAAATGTATAGTGAGTGATGATGAGGCGAAATTATATGAggatattctatttttttctgggttttttaatttgattaatgattGTGAGCGTAAATGTTCGAACCGGACCAAACCGAAGATGCATAGACAGGTCCATACTTTGATTCTGTGTAATTGAAGTTAATAcccggaaaaaaaaatgaaaatcgaaCCGAACCGGGTTGGAAAGAACGAGGCAGACCGGAAATTAAAATCCGGATTGATAACGACGAGTTGAAGAATGTGCACACCATAAGAAAAGGTGAGTCTTGCCACATGGAATTACTACTCGTTTTAATATAAgatttaaagaataaaaaaaattcatctgtAGACAAGGGGGAAACGAAGAAGTGATTTCACGCTCTCTCGGCttaaaactaaaccctaactcTCTCCGTCTCGATCGCGACCTCTGTTTCTTTCGCAATGGTGAGCTTCTACGACTAAATCTCtaccttcttctttgatttgcgTTTTATATTTCAGAGGAAATTGCTGAGATATTTTACTTGGGTTTTCTTGCAGGCGGATTCTCCTCGAAGAAGGTTagatttcaattttctttctattgCT
It encodes the following:
- the LOC104721196 gene encoding phospholipase D delta, which translates into the protein MAAKSPEPTMLLHGDLDLKIVQARRLPNMDMFSEHMRRCFTSCNACTTPATDDDPRDRGEPGDKNIRSHRKVITSDPYVTVVVPQSTLARTRVLKNSQDPTWNENFKISIAHPLSHLEFQVKDDDVFGAQIIGTAKIPVRDIASGERISGWFPVLGASGKPPKKETALYIDMKFTPFDQIHNYRIGIAGDPERKGVKRTYFPVRKGSQVRLYQDAHVMDGMLPEIGLDNGKVYQHGKCWEDICYAVSEAHHMIYIVGWSVFHKIKLVREPTRKLPRGGDLTLGELLKYKSEEGVRVLLLVWDDKTSHDKFGISTPGVMGTHDEETRKFFKHSSVICVLSPRYASSKLGLFKQQVVGTLFTHHQKCVLVDTQAVGNNRKVTAFIGGLDLCDGRYDTPEHRILNDLDTVFKDDFHNPTFPAGTKAPRQPWHDLHCRIDGPAAYDVLMNFEQRWRKATRWKEFSLRLKGKTHWQDDALIRIGRISWILSPVFKFLKDGTSIVPEDEPCVWVSKEDDPENWHCQVFRSIDSGSVKGFPKYEDEAEVQHLECAKRLVVDKSIQTAYIQTIRSAQHFIYIENQYFLGSSYAWPSYKDAGADNLIPMELALKIVSKIRAKERFAVYVVIPLWPEGDPKSGPVQEILYWQSQTMQMMYDVIAKELKAVQSDAHPLDYLNFYCLGKREKLPDNMPATNGNTVSDSYKFQRFMIYVHAKGMIVDDEYVLMGSANINQRSMAGTKDTEIAMGAYQPHYTWNHKGKHPRGQVYGYRMSLWAEHLGKTGDEFVKPSDLECVKNVNEISEGNWKKFIDTEFAELQGHLIKYPLQVDVDGKVSPLPDYESFPDVGGKIIGAHSMALPDTLTT